Proteins encoded together in one Campylobacter peloridis LMG 23910 window:
- a CDS encoding DUF1882 domain-containing protein produces MITTMDMALIKMVTSHYYVKRNTIVNKYEYKGRVFFDKFEKINAPLTASVIQEHMDKKIIVAHSLINSFDKVENIVFDYNGFNAERFWHRAQLVLREEGFINFTAYKTRTNNHLHLYIHKGHTTFNEACSLGSKLSLLFSQKMPVEWKVFPSMDIPREFNILTLPYEVYQKERGASWSKHM; encoded by the coding sequence TTGATAACTACTATGGATATGGCTTTGATTAAAATGGTAACAAGCCATTATTATGTAAAAAGAAATACAATTGTTAACAAGTATGAGTATAAAGGTCGCGTTTTTTTTGATAAATTTGAAAAAATAAATGCTCCATTAACTGCAAGCGTAATTCAAGAGCATATGGATAAAAAAATTATTGTTGCACACTCTTTAATCAATAGTTTTGATAAAGTAGAAAATATTGTTTTTGATTACAACGGCTTTAACGCTGAGCGTTTTTGGCATAGAGCACAATTGGTTCTTAGAGAAGAAGGTTTTATAAATTTTACAGCTTATAAAACTAGAACCAATAATCATTTGCATTTATATATACATAAAGGACATACTACTTTTAATGAGGCTTGTTCTTTGGGTTCAAAGCTTTCTTTGTTATTTTCTCAGAAAATGCCAGTAGAATGGAAGGTTTTTCCTAGTATGGATATTCCAAGAGAATTCAACATCTTAACTTTACCTTATGAAGTTTACCAAAAAGAGCGTGGTGCTTCGTGGTCAAAACATATGTAA
- a CDS encoding SPOR domain-containing protein, translating to MEEKNKNEFDDIILQKGNKSEKMKKILLRSIILIIVFLVVMIVMKIINDPGEDKALQIPSEPDKQTSYDNNFDSLPITDSSKEEDEFEALARKLKEESTLTDTNNTAIVEDKKEIPAVSSNSVLDQISTIEPKKEEKVKETTKEENKVVQKPTEKPIEKPKTSEIEKPKQQNTSELFDDIKTINSDNKLPSGAYIQVFSLNNLDPKSKELSILKTNGYDYKIYKTNVNGKEITKVLVGPYKESELKAELEKIRSKIAKGAFTFRIK from the coding sequence ATGGAAGAAAAAAATAAAAATGAATTTGATGATATTATTTTGCAAAAAGGAAACAAAAGTGAAAAAATGAAAAAAATTCTTTTGCGTTCGATTATTTTAATTATTGTATTTTTGGTTGTGATGATAGTGATGAAAATTATAAATGATCCAGGTGAGGACAAAGCATTGCAAATTCCATCAGAGCCAGATAAACAAACATCTTATGATAATAATTTTGATTCTTTGCCTATTACAGATAGCTCGAAAGAAGAAGATGAATTTGAGGCTTTGGCAAGAAAATTAAAAGAAGAAAGCACTTTAACTGATACAAATAACACTGCCATAGTAGAGGATAAAAAAGAAATACCAGCTGTTTCTTCTAATAGCGTGCTTGATCAAATTTCTACTATAGAACCAAAAAAAGAAGAAAAGGTTAAAGAGACAACAAAAGAAGAAAATAAAGTTGTTCAAAAACCTACAGAAAAGCCTATAGAAAAACCAAAAACCAGTGAAATAGAAAAACCAAAACAGCAAAATACTAGCGAATTGTTTGATGATATAAAAACTATAAATTCAGATAATAAGCTTCCATCTGGTGCTTACATACAAGTATTTTCATTAAATAATTTAGATCCTAAGTCTAAAGAATTAAGCATACTCAAAACCAATGGTTATGATTATAAAATATATAAAACAAATGTTAATGGTAAAGAAATTACAAAGGTATTAGTTGGTCCTTATAAGGAAAGCGAATTGAAAGCAGAATTAGAAAAAATTCGTTCTAAGATAGCAAAAGGTGCTTTTACTTTTAGAATAAAATGA
- the dnaJ gene encoding molecular chaperone DnaJ codes for MELSYYEILEISKTSDKETIKKAYRKMALKYHPDRNQGNKEAEDRFKLVNEAYEVLSNDEKRSIYDRYGKEGLKGQASGFGGFNDFDLGDIFSSFFEEGFGFGKTSRQKKESKYPRDLKISIKITFKEAVFGCKKKVDFTYKTFCKTCNGSGSENGKESTCEHCGGKGQVGIRQGFMTFVQTCEYCSGSGNVIKDKCKICQGKGYEEIKDSIELDIPEGIDNGMSLRAQNKANELPNDSKRGDLYIKIIVEEDEKFIRHEDDIYTIVPVFFTQAALGKTIKVSTIRGEADLKLPVGAKDKEKFELVNQGVKNLHSGKLGSHIVQIDIKFPKTLNDEQKNLLQQLEKSFGLAEEESFIEQESLFDKIKSWFSH; via the coding sequence GTGGAGCTTAGCTACTATGAAATTTTAGAAATTTCAAAAACATCAGATAAAGAAACTATCAAAAAAGCATATAGAAAGATGGCTCTTAAATACCATCCTGATAGAAATCAAGGCAATAAAGAAGCAGAGGATAGATTTAAATTAGTTAACGAAGCCTATGAAGTTCTTAGTAATGATGAAAAAAGAAGTATATATGATAGATATGGCAAAGAAGGTTTAAAAGGACAAGCTAGCGGATTTGGTGGCTTTAATGACTTTGACTTAGGAGATATTTTTTCAAGTTTTTTTGAAGAAGGTTTTGGCTTTGGTAAAACATCTAGACAAAAAAAAGAAAGTAAATATCCACGCGATTTAAAAATATCTATCAAAATTACTTTTAAAGAAGCTGTGTTTGGGTGTAAGAAAAAAGTTGACTTTACTTATAAAACATTTTGCAAAACATGTAATGGAAGTGGTAGTGAAAATGGAAAAGAAAGTACTTGCGAGCATTGTGGTGGTAAAGGACAAGTAGGAATTAGACAAGGTTTTATGACCTTTGTTCAAACTTGTGAGTATTGCAGTGGAAGTGGCAATGTGATAAAAGACAAGTGTAAAATTTGCCAAGGTAAGGGATATGAGGAAATTAAAGATAGTATAGAACTTGATATACCAGAGGGTATAGATAATGGTATGAGTCTTAGAGCACAAAATAAAGCCAATGAGCTTCCTAATGATTCAAAACGAGGTGATTTATACATAAAAATTATAGTTGAAGAAGATGAAAAATTTATAAGGCATGAAGATGATATATATACTATAGTGCCTGTATTTTTTACCCAAGCTGCTCTTGGTAAAACTATAAAAGTTTCTACAATAAGAGGCGAGGCAGATCTTAAACTTCCAGTTGGAGCAAAAGATAAAGAAAAATTTGAACTTGTAAACCAAGGTGTTAAAAATTTACATAGTGGAAAACTTGGATCTCATATCGTTCAAATAGATATTAAATTTCCAAAAACACTAAATGATGAACAAAAAAATCTACTACAGCAACTAGAAAAAAGCTTTGGTTTGGCTGAAGAGGAATCTTTTATAGAACAAGAAAGTCTATTTGATAAAATCAAATCTTGGTTTAGTCATTAA
- a CDS encoding shikimate dehydrogenase, whose protein sequence is MRIFSVIGNPIVHSKSPRMHNNAIALFNENAVYTRYLLQDGKNLKKILLSFDGANITIPFKEIACEIADFKDESVIKIGSANTLVVKNGLVYAYNTDYLGFLKAIEKFINAKSALILGAGGTAKALVYALENKNIELLVANRSSYRFKDFFNYECCLYENIPLHRQFDLVINTTSAGLNDENLPCSKFILENIFKKSSFAFDVIYGKETPFLKLAKENNLQVKDGTDMLLWQGVYAFEIFFNQHDQEKIYKAMYEALYMY, encoded by the coding sequence ATGAGAATTTTTTCTGTTATTGGAAATCCTATTGTGCATTCTAAGTCTCCAAGAATGCACAATAATGCTATAGCTTTATTTAACGAAAACGCAGTTTATACAAGATATTTACTACAAGATGGTAAAAATTTAAAAAAGATATTGTTGAGTTTTGATGGTGCAAATATAACTATTCCATTTAAAGAAATCGCGTGTGAGATTGCTGATTTTAAAGATGAAAGTGTAATCAAAATAGGTTCTGCTAATACTTTAGTAGTAAAAAATGGATTAGTTTATGCTTATAATACGGATTATTTAGGTTTTTTAAAAGCAATAGAGAAATTTATTAATGCAAAGTCAGCTTTAATTTTAGGAGCAGGAGGAACAGCAAAAGCTTTAGTGTATGCATTAGAAAATAAAAATATTGAACTTTTAGTCGCAAATCGATCTAGCTACCGGTTTAAAGATTTTTTTAATTATGAATGCTGTTTATATGAAAATATACCTTTACATAGACAATTTGACTTAGTTATTAATACTACAAGTGCTGGGTTAAATGATGAAAATTTACCTTGTTCAAAGTTTATTTTAGAAAACATTTTTAAAAAATCTTCTTTTGCATTTGATGTTATTTATGGAAAAGAGACGCCTTTTTTAAAATTAGCCAAAGAAAATAATCTACAAGTGAAAGATGGCACAGATATGTTGCTATGGCAAGGAGTTTATGCTTTTGAAATATTTTTTAATCAACACGATCAGGAAAAAATATATAAAGCCATGTATGAGGCTTTATATATGTATTAA
- the recR gene encoding recombination mediator RecR — protein MKNIEKFNELVSVFASLPTIGKKTAMRLAYHVSIKDPLLGLKLAYNIEESVKTIKKCTQCGALCEDELCPICINEHRNKIICIVQSPKDILILEDSGSFEGYYFVLENSDEECIERLKNMIINKNINEVFFAFTQGLNTDALIFFIEEKLKDLKIHFSQIAQGIPSGVSLENVDFISLHKAINHRTKLD, from the coding sequence TTGAAAAATATTGAAAAATTTAATGAATTAGTTAGTGTTTTTGCAAGTTTGCCTACTATTGGTAAAAAAACAGCTATGAGATTAGCTTATCATGTTAGTATAAAAGATCCTTTACTTGGTTTGAAATTAGCATATAACATAGAAGAATCTGTTAAAACGATAAAAAAATGCACACAATGCGGTGCTTTGTGCGAAGATGAATTGTGTCCAATATGTATAAATGAGCACAGAAATAAAATTATTTGCATAGTTCAAAGCCCAAAAGATATACTTATATTGGAAGATAGTGGAAGTTTTGAAGGGTATTATTTTGTTTTGGAAAATTCTGATGAGGAATGCATTGAAAGATTAAAAAATATGATAATAAATAAAAATATCAATGAAGTTTTTTTTGCTTTTACTCAAGGGCTAAACACTGATGCTTTGATTTTTTTTATAGAAGAAAAACTTAAAGATTTAAAAATTCATTTTTCACAGATTGCACAAGGTATTCCAAGCGGGGTTAGTTTGGAAAATGTTGATTTTATTTCTTTGCACAAAGCAATCAATCACAGAACTAAACTTGATTAG
- a CDS encoding ArsS family sensor histidine kinase, with protein sequence MKVTINLKITILFATAFLFVCGLFLLLGKIQIDSYLTNEQSRQKEIAEKIIYNLERGENFSIHDYLLSKSFKMVENDRIAKHVVTKGEKVLRINSQYGSFSSIIYHNQIFFYIEKGKLKQLYELNASARLEYLFLLSFLCSLVLIIFLYFSVLRSLMPLKILKKKIKNISAGRIEPLSEYSRINDEISEISFEFDHAINKIQELVKSRQFFLRMIMHELKTPIGKGRIVSEMLDDQKQKERLIAIFERLELLIDEFGKIEKVLSRNCHLSLQTYHLSLILEQAEDYLMRDDFYQKVKIIYKEDTMIVADLELFSLMLKNLIDNAIKYSDDKSCEIICSGDYIIVRNKGVQFKKTFDYYLKPFVRENNNQVEGMGLGLYIINNICNLHGYNLTYSYEDGYHTFKIIFSRLDN encoded by the coding sequence ATGAAAGTAACTATTAATCTAAAAATAACAATTTTATTTGCAACTGCTTTTTTGTTTGTTTGCGGATTGTTTTTGTTATTAGGAAAAATACAAATTGATTCTTATTTGACAAATGAGCAAAGTAGGCAGAAGGAAATTGCTGAAAAAATTATTTATAATTTAGAAAGAGGAGAGAATTTTTCAATTCATGATTATCTTCTTTCTAAGTCCTTTAAAATGGTTGAAAATGATAGAATTGCAAAACATGTGGTAACAAAAGGTGAGAAAGTTTTAAGGATTAATTCTCAATATGGAAGTTTTTCTTCTATTATATACCATAATCAAATTTTTTTCTATATTGAAAAGGGAAAGCTTAAACAACTATATGAGTTAAATGCTTCTGCTAGATTGGAATATTTATTTTTATTGAGTTTTCTTTGTAGTTTGGTATTGATTATCTTTTTATATTTTTCTGTGTTAAGATCTTTAATGCCTTTAAAAATTTTAAAGAAAAAAATAAAAAATATAAGTGCAGGAAGAATAGAACCTCTTTCTGAGTATTCTAGAATAAATGATGAAATTTCAGAAATTTCTTTTGAATTTGATCATGCTATTAATAAAATTCAAGAACTTGTAAAGTCAAGACAATTTTTTTTAAGAATGATTATGCATGAATTAAAAACTCCTATAGGCAAGGGAAGAATAGTTAGCGAAATGCTTGATGATCAAAAACAAAAAGAAAGATTAATTGCTATTTTTGAAAGACTTGAGTTATTGATTGATGAATTTGGCAAAATAGAAAAAGTTTTATCAAGAAATTGTCATTTATCTTTGCAGACTTATCATTTGAGTTTGATTTTAGAACAAGCTGAAGATTACTTAATGCGAGATGATTTTTATCAAAAAGTGAAGATTATTTATAAAGAAGATACTATGATTGTAGCTGACTTGGAATTATTCTCTTTGATGCTTAAAAATTTAATTGACAATGCTATTAAGTATTCTGATGATAAAAGTTGTGAAATAATATGTTCAGGTGATTACATTATAGTTCGTAACAAAGGTGTGCAATTTAAGAAGACTTTTGATTATTATTTAAAACCATTTGTAAGAGAAAATAACAATCAAGTTGAAGGTATGGGACTTGGACTTTATATAATTAATAACATATGCAACCTACACGGATATAATCTTACTTATAGCTATGAAGATGGTTATCACACCTTTAAAATTATTTTTTCAAGGCTAGATAATTGA
- the guaA gene encoding glutamine-hydrolyzing GMP synthase: MKKADILVLDFGSQYTQLIARRLREQGVYAEILPFNASIEEIKEKQPKGLILSGGPASVYANDAYFCEKAVFDLNIPVLGICYGMQLMAHHFGANVAPAGHKEYGKASIDIKNDSDLFKNLPKKQVVWMSHSDKVENLPQGFEVLATSENSPFCVFGDEKRKFFALQFHPEVQHSEFGKSILKNFAKYACNCDSVWNMGSFAKTQAQKIKEEVGNDKVLCAVSGGVDSSVVAALLASAIKDQVVVVFVDNGLLRSGEKEQVEYMFKHTLGIDLISIDAREIFLSRLAGVKDPEQKRKIIGNTFIEVFEKEAKKHQDVKYLAQGTLYTDIIESSVVGASKTIKSHHNVGGLPEKMNLKLIEPLKEIFKDEVRALGIELGLSKDVVYRHPFPGPGLAIRIMGEVNEPSLELLRKADVILIEELKSSGWYDKTWQAFCVLLNVQSVGVMGDNRTYDNAVCVRVVNASDGMTATFSHLPYELLENISRRIINEVEGINRVVYDISSKPPATIEWE, encoded by the coding sequence ATGAAAAAAGCAGATATTTTAGTTTTGGATTTTGGTTCACAATATACTCAATTAATCGCTAGAAGATTAAGAGAGCAAGGTGTTTATGCAGAAATTTTACCCTTTAATGCAAGTATAGAAGAAATCAAAGAAAAACAGCCAAAGGGTTTGATTTTAAGCGGTGGTCCAGCCAGTGTTTATGCAAATGATGCTTATTTTTGTGAAAAAGCAGTGTTTGATTTAAACATTCCTGTTTTAGGAATTTGTTATGGTATGCAGTTAATGGCACATCATTTTGGTGCTAATGTAGCTCCAGCAGGCCATAAAGAATACGGAAAGGCTAGTATTGATATAAAAAATGATAGCGATTTGTTTAAGAATTTGCCTAAAAAACAAGTAGTTTGGATGAGTCATTCTGATAAGGTAGAAAATTTACCACAAGGTTTTGAAGTTTTAGCAACCAGTGAAAATAGTCCATTTTGTGTATTTGGAGATGAAAAGCGTAAATTTTTTGCTTTGCAATTTCACCCTGAAGTGCAGCATAGCGAATTTGGCAAAAGCATCTTGAAAAATTTTGCTAAATATGCTTGCAATTGCGATAGCGTATGGAATATGGGCTCATTTGCAAAAACCCAAGCACAAAAAATCAAAGAAGAAGTAGGCAATGATAAAGTATTGTGTGCTGTAAGTGGTGGGGTTGATAGTAGCGTGGTAGCCGCGTTATTAGCAAGTGCGATTAAAGATCAAGTTGTAGTGGTTTTTGTGGATAATGGGCTTTTAAGAAGTGGTGAAAAAGAGCAGGTTGAATATATGTTTAAACATACTTTGGGCATAGATTTAATTAGTATTGATGCTAGAGAAATTTTCTTAAGCCGCTTAGCAGGCGTTAAAGATCCTGAGCAAAAAAGAAAGATTATAGGAAATACCTTTATAGAAGTGTTTGAAAAAGAAGCAAAAAAACATCAAGATGTAAAATATCTTGCTCAAGGAACTTTATATACAGATATCATTGAAAGTTCGGTTGTAGGGGCTAGTAAGACTATAAAATCTCACCATAATGTCGGAGGCTTGCCTGAGAAAATGAATTTAAAACTCATCGAACCGTTAAAAGAAATTTTTAAAGATGAGGTAAGGGCTTTGGGGATTGAGTTAGGATTAAGCAAAGATGTGGTTTATCGTCATCCTTTTCCAGGGCCAGGGCTTGCTATACGCATTATGGGTGAGGTTAATGAACCTAGTTTGGAGCTTTTAAGAAAAGCAGATGTGATTTTGATTGAAGAGTTAAAAAGCAGCGGTTGGTATGATAAAACATGGCAAGCATTTTGTGTGCTTTTAAATGTGCAAAGTGTTGGCGTAATGGGTGATAATAGAACCTATGATAATGCAGTTTGCGTGCGTGTGGTAAATGCAAGCGATGGTATGACTGCAACTTTTTCTCATTTACCTTATGAGTTATTGGAAAATATTTCACGCCGTATAATTAACGAGGTTGAAGGCATTAACCGCGTGGTGTATGATATTTCTAGCAAACCACCAGCAACAATTGAGTGGGAGTGA
- the nhaD gene encoding sodium:proton antiporter NhaD: protein MIKILFLLCFGISLSLASQTHELNLAFSALGIGILVIFILGYYFIASEEKYHINKTKPALFIGTFSFIVIGIYMVINDIDTQILEENVNHLILEIAQIVFFLIAAMTFIEALIERSVFETLKYKLVTKGYTYRRLFWLTGCLAFFISPIADNLTTALILSTVLLTIDKTNKDFLIPGAINIVVAANAGGAWSPFGDITTLMVWTAKKATFFEFFALFPASFLGWFLTAYLLSHYVPNIQPKFQQDSLEKVEIKPGGKVFIVLGFLTIALAVFIHSICDLPAMWGMIFGLSLLSLYIYFFNRKNGRKDLNVFYYMTRIEMDTLLFFFGILSAVGALHFVGWLIYASNLYTIFGPTSVNIGVGFLSAIVDNVPVMSAVLKANPSMDDTQWLLVTLTAGIGGSLISFGSAAGVGVMGKMKGIYTFNTHLKYAWTILIGYIVSILIWYIQFQILKL from the coding sequence ATGATTAAGATTCTTTTTTTGCTTTGTTTTGGTATTAGCTTATCATTGGCTAGTCAAACACATGAATTAAATTTGGCATTTAGTGCTTTGGGTATTGGAATTTTAGTGATATTTATTCTAGGGTATTATTTTATTGCGAGTGAGGAAAAGTATCATATAAACAAAACCAAGCCCGCGTTATTTATAGGAACTTTTTCTTTTATTGTTATTGGTATTTATATGGTAATTAACGATATAGATACTCAAATTTTAGAAGAAAATGTAAATCATCTTATATTAGAAATTGCACAGATTGTGTTTTTTTTAATTGCAGCAATGACATTTATAGAAGCTTTAATAGAAAGATCAGTATTTGAAACACTAAAATATAAATTAGTTACTAAAGGTTATACTTATAGAAGATTATTTTGGCTAACAGGTTGTTTGGCTTTTTTTATTTCCCCAATTGCAGATAACCTTACTACTGCTTTAATTTTATCTACAGTGCTTTTAACCATAGATAAAACAAACAAAGATTTTTTAATCCCTGGAGCTATAAATATAGTCGTTGCAGCAAATGCAGGTGGTGCTTGGTCACCTTTTGGTGATATTACTACTTTAATGGTGTGGACGGCAAAAAAAGCTACATTTTTTGAATTTTTTGCACTCTTTCCAGCTTCATTTTTAGGATGGTTTCTTACTGCTTACTTATTATCACATTATGTGCCAAATATTCAACCAAAATTCCAGCAAGATTCTTTAGAAAAAGTGGAGATTAAACCAGGAGGTAAAGTTTTTATAGTGTTAGGTTTTTTAACAATTGCTTTAGCTGTGTTTATCCATAGTATTTGTGATTTACCTGCTATGTGGGGAATGATTTTTGGGCTTTCTTTACTTAGTTTGTATATTTATTTTTTCAATAGAAAAAATGGTAGAAAAGACTTAAATGTGTTTTATTATATGACGCGTATTGAGATGGATACATTGTTATTTTTCTTTGGTATTTTATCTGCTGTTGGTGCTTTGCATTTTGTTGGGTGGTTAATATATGCATCAAATTTATACACAATTTTTGGACCAACTAGTGTAAATATCGGAGTAGGATTTTTATCGGCTATTGTAGATAATGTACCTGTTATGAGTGCAGTATTAAAAGCAAATCCAAGCATGGATGATACTCAATGGCTTTTAGTAACTTTAACAGCTGGAATTGGTGGATCTTTAATAAGTTTTGGTTCAGCAGCTGGTGTGGGGGTAATGGGAAAAATGAAAGGAATTTATACATTCAATACACACTTAAAATACGCTTGGACGATTTTGATAGGTTATATAGTATCTATTTTAATTTGGTATATACAATTTCAAATATTAAAACTATAA
- the uvrC gene encoding excinuclease ABC subunit UvrC has protein sequence MLENELKNLPNLPGIYQYFDEHGKLLYIGKAKNLKNRIRSYFSFTPKLCPNSKNSLRIQKMISQTHHVEFITTKNEADALILENSFIKQLHPKYNILLRDDKTYPYIYIDLNEEYPRFEITRKIIKKNKIKYFGPFFKGAKELLNALYLTFKLKQKKSCKKSCLFYQIQRCTAPCEGKISQVEYSKIVHKAIQALLNPSYLIKNLEQKMLDYAKNENFEEAATIRDQIQTIQDISVKIRIDLAKLENFDVFAICIEQNILSMVRFVINSGKVISSNHKVLVLKEESECGFNEIYKQYILENYTQESPVNSTHIYIHKEFEDMKILEDLLSQRFNKKFTIKVPKIGEKKEICQLAIQNAQINIQKYLKNENYLFLSEFQKYFNLQNFPNHIEIFDNSHLQGEANVGALVSYKNDKFDKNSYRHYHLTHKNDYEQMQQTLTKRALSFDKNPPPDLWIIDGGYALLKLANDIIKSSGANIDIIAISKEKIDAKAHRAKGSAKDKIHTINGVITLSPSDKKLQFIQKLRDEAHRFAISFHQKTKRNQNLKNSRLIKLGISQGNIKKLLDYYGSFDNITNADFDELKIICNAKIAKLIKENL, from the coding sequence ATGCTAGAAAATGAACTTAAAAATCTACCAAATTTACCAGGAATTTATCAGTATTTTGATGAGCATGGAAAATTATTATACATAGGAAAAGCTAAAAACTTAAAAAATCGCATTCGAAGTTATTTCAGCTTTACACCAAAACTTTGCCCAAATTCCAAAAATAGTCTTAGAATTCAAAAAATGATTAGCCAAACTCATCATGTAGAATTTATTACAACTAAAAATGAAGCTGATGCCCTAATTTTAGAAAATTCTTTTATAAAACAACTGCATCCTAAATATAATATTTTATTAAGAGATGATAAAACTTATCCTTATATATACATTGACTTAAACGAAGAATACCCAAGGTTTGAAATAACAAGAAAAATCATTAAAAAAAATAAAATAAAATATTTTGGGCCTTTTTTTAAAGGTGCAAAAGAGCTTTTAAATGCCTTATATTTAACATTCAAGCTAAAACAAAAAAAATCTTGCAAGAAATCATGTTTATTTTACCAAATACAAAGATGCACAGCACCTTGTGAAGGAAAAATATCCCAAGTAGAATATAGTAAAATTGTTCATAAAGCCATACAAGCACTTTTAAATCCATCTTATTTAATAAAAAATTTAGAACAAAAAATGCTTGATTATGCTAAAAATGAAAATTTTGAAGAAGCTGCAACAATAAGAGATCAAATTCAAACAATTCAAGACATCAGTGTTAAAATACGAATTGACCTAGCAAAACTTGAAAATTTTGATGTTTTTGCTATATGTATAGAGCAAAATATACTCTCCATGGTGCGTTTTGTTATAAATAGTGGAAAGGTTATTAGTTCTAATCATAAAGTCTTAGTATTAAAAGAAGAAAGTGAGTGTGGTTTTAATGAAATTTATAAACAATATATTTTAGAAAACTATACACAAGAAAGTCCTGTAAATTCTACACATATTTATATACATAAAGAATTTGAAGATATGAAAATACTAGAAGATTTATTAAGTCAAAGATTCAATAAAAAATTTACTATTAAAGTTCCTAAGATAGGTGAAAAAAAAGAAATTTGCCAATTAGCTATACAAAATGCACAAATTAACATTCAAAAATACCTAAAAAACGAAAATTACTTATTTTTAAGCGAATTTCAAAAATACTTTAATTTACAAAATTTCCCAAATCATATAGAAATTTTTGATAATTCTCATTTACAAGGAGAAGCAAATGTAGGGGCTTTAGTTTCTTATAAAAATGATAAATTTGATAAAAACTCTTATAGACATTATCATTTAACACATAAAAATGATTATGAGCAAATGCAACAAACCCTTACTAAAAGAGCTTTATCATTTGATAAAAATCCGCCTCCTGATTTATGGATTATTGATGGTGGCTATGCTTTATTAAAACTAGCAAATGATATCATTAAAAGTTCTGGTGCTAATATAGATATAATAGCCATATCCAAAGAAAAAATAGACGCCAAAGCACATAGAGCAAAAGGAAGTGCCAAGGATAAAATACACACTATTAATGGGGTAATTACCTTATCTCCTAGTGATAAAAAATTACAATTTATACAAAAACTACGCGATGAGGCACATCGCTTTGCAATAAGCTTCCATCAAAAAACAAAAAGAAACCAAAATTTGAAAAATTCAAGACTCATTAAACTTGGAATTTCTCAAGGTAATATCAAAAAACTTTTAGATTACTATGGCAGTTTTGATAATATAACTAATGCAGATTTTGATGAATTAAAAATAATTTGTAATGCAAAAATTGCAAAATTAATCAAAGAAAATTTGTAG
- a CDS encoding response regulator transcription factor, with amino-acid sequence MINVLMIEDDPDFAEFLAEYLAQFNIKVTNYEDPYLGMSAGIKNYDCLILDLTLPGLDGLEVCREIREKYSIPIIISSARSDLSDKIVGLQIGADDYLPKPYDPKEMHARIMSLIRRSKRVNETPEKIINSAFKIDEKRHEISYNDEVLVLTPAEYEILSYMIRQHCFSVSREQLVYHCKSLKDKDSKSLDVIIGRLRTKIGDSSKAPKHIFSVRGIGYKLIG; translated from the coding sequence ATGATTAATGTTTTGATGATCGAAGATGATCCAGATTTTGCAGAATTTTTAGCAGAGTATCTAGCTCAATTTAATATCAAAGTAACCAATTATGAAGATCCTTATTTAGGAATGAGTGCTGGTATAAAAAATTATGATTGTTTAATACTTGATTTAACTTTGCCTGGCCTTGATGGTTTAGAAGTATGCCGTGAAATTAGAGAGAAATATAGTATACCTATTATTATTTCTTCTGCAAGAAGCGATTTAAGTGATAAAATCGTCGGACTTCAAATCGGTGCAGATGATTATTTACCAAAACCTTACGATCCTAAAGAGATGCATGCAAGAATTATGAGTTTAATTCGTCGTTCAAAACGCGTTAATGAAACACCAGAGAAGATAATTAACTCAGCTTTTAAAATTGATGAAAAAAGACATGAGATAAGCTATAATGATGAAGTTTTGGTATTAACTCCAGCAGAATATGAAATTTTAAGTTATATGATAAGACAACATTGTTTTTCTGTAAGTAGAGAGCAACTTGTATATCATTGTAAGAGTTTAAAAGATAAAGATTCAAAAAGTTTAGATGTTATTATAGGAAGACTTAGAACAAAAATAGGTGATAGCTCTAAAGCACCAAAACATATTTTTTCGGTTAGAGGTATAGGATATAAACTCATAGGATGA